In Mastigocladopsis repens PCC 10914, a single window of DNA contains:
- the patD gene encoding heterocyst frequency control protein PatD, with the protein MSLIREKYHALMISLKQLHSDVTTTEVDTPKLRQHVTSLQQFFQQQIVPLMNQDTDSNNQGWLQSNQTEMSKQLRLLEIDVMFFQGARQASTAKTRLDAIGDRLTTLIEYCNAILQ; encoded by the coding sequence ATGTCTTTAATTCGCGAGAAATACCACGCATTGATGATATCACTGAAGCAATTGCATTCGGATGTTACTACCACAGAAGTAGATACACCCAAACTGCGGCAACATGTCACATCCTTGCAGCAATTTTTTCAGCAACAGATTGTGCCTTTGATGAATCAAGACACAGACAGCAACAATCAGGGTTGGTTACAGTCTAATCAGACGGAGATGAGTAAGCAGCTGCGACTGTTGGAAATAGATGTGATGTTTTTCCAAGGAGCGCGGCAAGCTTCCACTGCCAAAACTAGACTTGACGCCATAGGCGATCGCCTGACAACTCTTATTGAATACTGTAATGCCATATTGCAATAA
- a CDS encoding ABC transporter ATP-binding protein: protein MSEALFCIENLRVAYPHRSDEETRWAVDEVSFTLQPGERMGLVGESGCGKSTLGRAAMRLLPLSSQIEGRVMFQGRSVFEMTPEQLRKFRGEAVALVFQDPMTRLDPLMSIGNHCLETLKAHSPQLSSKEAKERAIATLEKVKIPASRWNQYPHEFSGGMRQRVAIALALLLKPKLIVADEPTTSLDVTVSAQILQELTRLCGEENMALLLISHDLALVAEYCDRIGVMYNGKMVEMGSSKAVFQQPQHEYTQSLLQAALHIQTVDDTSPSYSPSVIAQREQGGVQSTPILRVLELKQHYTLEPNFIERLLRQQSQTIKAVDGINLELYPGEILGLVGESGCGKSTLSRTILQLIRPTAGKVEFLGQDLTHQSRQQMRASRRQMQMVFQDPHACLNPAMTVGQSIADPLLIHNLANPAKAKQEVLWMLEKVGLKPPEVYYQRYPSDLSGGQQQRVAIARALITRPKLLICDEPVSMLDASVQSQVLDLMLELKKEFELTYLFITHDLWLARFLCDRIAVMNSGKIVEIGLTKQIFTNPQHLYTKTLLAAAPLLARA from the coding sequence ATGAGTGAAGCCTTATTTTGTATTGAAAATTTACGAGTAGCCTATCCTCATCGTAGCGATGAAGAAACTCGCTGGGCGGTAGATGAAGTATCTTTCACCCTGCAACCAGGTGAAAGAATGGGATTGGTGGGAGAGTCAGGCTGTGGTAAGTCAACTTTAGGACGGGCTGCAATGCGGTTGCTACCGCTATCTAGCCAGATTGAGGGACGGGTCATGTTTCAAGGGCGTTCAGTGTTTGAGATGACGCCTGAACAGTTGCGAAAATTCCGGGGAGAAGCAGTAGCGCTTGTGTTTCAAGACCCGATGACGCGCCTCGACCCGTTGATGAGTATTGGTAACCACTGTCTGGAAACTTTGAAGGCTCACTCACCTCAATTATCGAGTAAAGAAGCCAAGGAAAGAGCGATCGCCACTTTGGAAAAGGTCAAGATTCCAGCTAGTCGTTGGAATCAGTATCCTCATGAGTTTAGCGGAGGAATGCGGCAAAGGGTAGCGATCGCCCTAGCCTTGCTCCTCAAACCTAAGTTAATTGTTGCCGATGAACCCACCACGAGTTTAGATGTCACCGTCTCCGCCCAAATTTTGCAAGAACTCACACGGCTGTGCGGTGAAGAAAACATGGCACTGCTGTTAATTTCCCATGATTTAGCGCTTGTTGCCGAGTATTGCGATCGCATTGGCGTCATGTACAACGGCAAAATGGTCGAAATGGGTTCTTCAAAAGCTGTGTTCCAACAACCCCAGCACGAATATACACAGTCTCTGCTACAAGCAGCTTTGCACATTCAAACGGTGGATGATACTTCACCCTCTTACTCTCCCTCTGTGATAGCACAGAGGGAGCAAGGGGGAGTTCAGTCAACGCCCATACTCCGTGTCCTAGAACTAAAACAACATTACACCTTAGAACCCAATTTTATAGAGCGACTGTTAAGACAGCAAAGCCAGACGATTAAAGCAGTAGATGGAATCAACCTAGAACTGTATCCAGGAGAAATTCTGGGATTAGTTGGGGAGTCAGGTTGCGGTAAGAGTACGCTGTCGCGAACAATATTGCAACTTATTCGTCCTACAGCAGGGAAAGTCGAGTTTTTGGGACAGGATTTAACTCATCAATCGCGCCAGCAAATGCGTGCTTCTAGGCGGCAAATGCAAATGGTGTTTCAAGACCCCCATGCTTGCTTAAATCCAGCGATGACCGTAGGACAGAGCATAGCTGACCCTTTGCTGATCCACAATTTAGCAAATCCAGCAAAGGCAAAACAAGAGGTGCTGTGGATGTTGGAGAAAGTAGGGTTAAAACCACCAGAAGTTTATTATCAGCGTTATCCGTCGGATTTGTCTGGTGGACAGCAGCAAAGAGTTGCAATTGCCCGTGCTTTGATTACTCGTCCTAAACTACTTATCTGTGATGAACCAGTGAGTATGTTAGATGCTAGCGTACAGTCGCAAGTTTTGGATTTGATGTTGGAGTTGAAAAAGGAATTTGAGTTAACGTATTTGTTTATCACTCATGACTTGTGGTTAGCGCGGTTTTTGTGCGATAGAATTGCTGTCATGAATAGTGGTAAGATTGTAGAAATTGGTCTCACGAAACAGATTTTTACCAATCCGCAACATCTTTATACGAAAACCCTACTTGCAGCAGCTCCCCTGTTGGCGCGAGCATAA
- a CDS encoding class I SAM-dependent methyltransferase → MNSTKFENQWNAELYDSKHSYISELATDLVELLSPKPGEYILDLGCGTGHLTHKIASKGAAVIGIDSAPTMIEQACQNYRQLDFTVVDARNLPFTEKFDAVFSNAVLHWIQEAEEVVVGINRALKPGGRFVAEFGGKGNVKAIVSAIYNAVQTAGYPADAALNPWYFPSIAEYGSLLEKHGLQLTFATLFERPTLLEDGEQGMQNWLKMFANSFFSELSLENQMSILADIENQLRPALYKDGNWFADYRRIRVIAMKV, encoded by the coding sequence ATGAACAGCACTAAATTTGAAAATCAGTGGAATGCAGAACTCTACGATAGTAAACATTCTTACATTTCTGAACTAGCTACTGATTTAGTTGAATTACTATCCCCAAAGCCTGGGGAATACATTCTCGATTTAGGTTGTGGTACGGGTCATTTAACTCATAAAATTGCTAGCAAGGGAGCGGCAGTTATTGGCATCGATAGTGCTCCAACCATGATTGAACAGGCTTGTCAAAATTATCGTCAGCTAGATTTTACTGTGGTAGATGCCAGAAATTTGCCATTTACAGAAAAATTTGATGCTGTCTTTTCTAATGCTGTACTTCATTGGATTCAAGAAGCTGAAGAAGTTGTCGTTGGTATAAATAGAGCACTGAAACCTGGTGGGCGTTTTGTGGCTGAATTTGGTGGCAAAGGCAATGTAAAAGCCATTGTTAGCGCTATTTATAACGCGGTGCAAACTGCTGGTTATCCTGCTGATGCAGCATTAAACCCTTGGTACTTCCCTAGTATTGCTGAATATGGAAGCTTACTAGAAAAACATGGCTTGCAGTTAACCTTTGCAACCCTTTTTGAACGCCCAACACTTTTGGAGGATGGAGAACAGGGGATGCAAAACTGGCTCAAAATGTTTGCGAACAGCTTCTTTAGCGAATTATCCCTTGAAAACCAGATGAGTATCTTAGCTGATATCGAAAATCAGTTGCGTCCAGCTTTATATAAAGATGGTAATTGGTTTGCAGATTATAGACGTATTCGAGTCATTGCCATGAAAGTATGA
- a CDS encoding VOC family protein: MQITQSLHTAILVSNLEHSEHFYGKVLGLPKVERSLKYPGAWYQVGEYQIHLIVASSVPTETQNEKWGRNPHVAFLVTDLDAAKQQLLNHNCPIQPSASGRPALFTKDPDGNVVELSQQ, from the coding sequence ATGCAGATTACCCAGTCTCTCCATACAGCCATTCTCGTTAGTAACCTTGAACACTCCGAACATTTTTATGGAAAGGTGCTAGGATTGCCCAAAGTGGAACGCTCTCTGAAATACCCCGGCGCGTGGTATCAAGTCGGTGAATATCAAATTCACTTGATAGTAGCCTCATCTGTTCCCACCGAAACCCAAAACGAAAAATGGGGCCGCAACCCCCACGTAGCCTTCTTAGTTACTGACTTAGACGCTGCAAAACAGCAGCTACTAAATCATAACTGCCCAATTCAACCCAGCGCCTCCGGACGCCCAGCCCTCTTCACCAAAGACCCTGATGGTAATGTTGTAGAACTGAGTCAGCAGTGA
- a CDS encoding recombinase family protein, with the protein MKIFAYIYTDPLLEPTPDPTTWGWEVDCIYQDLGKRSQLQQLFNDCKTEPPDCLLIRRLEELGDTVEEVSSCLAELEAMGITLIAVEQDYNTSEQNSNLRAQLLKLLHEIQYQQRSRRIRQGHARNRLDATPPPGRVPYGYRRGKGKYIIDRTTSPVVKDFFEHFLLYSSLRGAVRYLAKKYGKKISVTTGRRWLTNPVYRGDTAYQNGEIISNTHVPIITKEEAAQVDRLLRRNSRLPPRTASAPRSLAGLVVCGECQSHMTVTRVTMRNQEKEYLYLRPISCPKHPKCRTIAYQEVLEYTIQAVCRDLPLAVAGMNFPQLDAVKNSLSEAISRQQEILNQLPSLLETGVLDAETAKLRAYKIRTEISALQAKLATLPPVNLGSVAQAVSIPQFWLDLSEAERRFYFREFIRQIEIIRQDKEWELQVIFIF; encoded by the coding sequence ATGAAAATCTTCGCCTACATCTACACTGACCCCTTACTAGAACCTACTCCTGACCCCACAACTTGGGGATGGGAGGTAGATTGCATTTATCAAGACTTAGGCAAACGCTCTCAACTACAACAACTCTTTAACGACTGTAAAACCGAACCACCTGATTGTCTGCTTATTCGTCGTTTAGAAGAATTAGGGGATACTGTAGAAGAAGTGAGTTCGTGCCTTGCGGAACTTGAAGCAATGGGAATAACGCTCATTGCTGTTGAGCAAGACTACAATACCTCCGAACAAAATTCCAATCTCCGCGCTCAATTGCTGAAATTGCTACACGAAATTCAGTATCAGCAACGGAGCCGCCGTATCCGTCAAGGACATGCCCGCAACCGTCTGGATGCTACACCACCACCTGGTAGAGTACCTTACGGCTACCGCCGAGGCAAAGGAAAATATATCATTGACCGCACCACTTCCCCCGTCGTCAAAGATTTCTTTGAACACTTCTTACTCTATAGTTCTCTACGAGGAGCAGTTCGTTATCTAGCGAAAAAATACGGCAAGAAAATCTCTGTTACCACTGGACGTCGTTGGTTGACAAATCCAGTTTATCGGGGTGATACAGCTTATCAGAACGGAGAAATCATCTCCAATACTCATGTTCCTATTATTACTAAGGAAGAAGCAGCACAGGTGGATAGACTTTTGCGGCGCAATAGTCGTTTACCACCTCGGACTGCTAGCGCACCGCGTTCTCTGGCTGGTTTGGTTGTCTGTGGCGAGTGTCAGTCACACATGACAGTCACTCGTGTCACTATGCGGAACCAAGAGAAAGAGTATCTTTATTTACGTCCTATTAGCTGCCCCAAACACCCCAAATGTCGTACGATTGCCTATCAAGAAGTTTTAGAATATACAATTCAAGCGGTTTGCCGTGACTTACCCCTTGCAGTGGCGGGGATGAATTTTCCTCAGTTGGACGCAGTGAAAAATAGTTTAAGTGAAGCGATTTCCCGCCAGCAAGAAATACTCAATCAGTTACCTTCTTTGTTAGAAACTGGAGTGTTGGATGCAGAAACAGCAAAGTTAAGAGCATACAAAATCCGCACAGAAATATCTGCACTCCAAGCAAAACTAGCAACTTTACCACCAGTGAATTTGGGTTCTGTTGCTCAAGCTGTTTCAATTCCACAATTTTGGTTAGATTTGTCTGAAGCAGAGCGACGGTTTTACTTCCGAGAATTTATTCGGCAAATTGAGATTATTCGTCAAGATAAAGAGTGGGAATTGCAAGTTATTTTTATTTTTTAG
- a CDS encoding ArnT family glycosyltransferase, producing the protein MQEGSFIWGRLEKQYRTVEKWIDRVWVIVLLLAAVLLFTINLGELPLRDWDEGTVAQVAREIWRAPAGSMRWLYPTLGGEPYYNKPPLIHLLIAWAYSFWGVHEWTTRLPGAMLTAISVPLLYYIGREIFHQRWAAIYSALVYLTMLPVVRHGRLAMLDGAAVSFFMVMILCLLRSRRNLRYCLGVGICFGLICLTKGILGLLLGAIALVFLFWDTPRLFMSWYMWTGILIGIVPVAFWYGAQWVHYGYIFTKIGMMDQSLSRVWNSVESNSGPVWYYLLEILKYTWPWLIFLPSSLRFTWENRNLSWAKLVLVWCGVYLISISLMGTKLPWYVFPIYPGIALACGAKLAEIEKMPLVSSYPRSLVVSLAFLSVVATAGSVYFSLGSTPKSDLQLIFAAVAMTMALAAVLAERGDGQFLKVLFWGTYVSLLLLMKSHYWVWELGEAYPVKPVAQMIQRVNPTVTKIYTSFSYHRPSLDFYSDRTIVPASFTQLQSYWQSEGQPYFLLNEPALKNLKLESLKLIDHALDWSLITKDTK; encoded by the coding sequence ATGCAAGAAGGAAGCTTTATTTGGGGTCGTCTGGAAAAGCAGTATCGCACGGTTGAGAAATGGATTGATAGGGTATGGGTGATAGTGCTGCTTTTGGCAGCGGTTTTACTTTTTACCATTAATCTTGGGGAATTGCCGCTGCGAGATTGGGATGAAGGTACTGTGGCACAGGTTGCACGTGAAATATGGCGTGCCCCAGCTGGTTCAATGCGTTGGCTTTACCCAACGCTTGGGGGTGAACCATATTATAATAAGCCACCACTGATACACTTGCTAATTGCTTGGGCTTACTCCTTTTGGGGAGTGCATGAGTGGACAACACGCTTACCTGGAGCAATGCTCACAGCTATTTCAGTACCTTTACTGTATTACATTGGACGAGAAATATTTCACCAACGTTGGGCAGCTATTTATAGCGCCTTAGTTTACCTGACAATGCTGCCAGTGGTGCGTCATGGGCGGTTAGCAATGTTGGATGGAGCAGCGGTCAGTTTTTTCATGGTTATGATACTATGTTTGCTGCGATCGCGCCGCAATTTACGCTATTGCCTGGGTGTAGGAATCTGTTTTGGGTTGATTTGCCTAACCAAAGGCATATTGGGCTTATTATTAGGTGCGATCGCGCTTGTTTTTCTCTTTTGGGACACACCACGACTATTCATGAGTTGGTATATGTGGACAGGAATCCTCATCGGCATTGTGCCTGTTGCTTTTTGGTACGGTGCCCAGTGGGTACATTATGGCTACATATTTACCAAAATCGGTATGATGGATCAATCCCTCAGCCGTGTTTGGAATTCTGTTGAGAGCAATTCTGGACCCGTGTGGTATTATCTACTGGAAATTCTCAAGTACACATGGCCCTGGCTCATTTTTTTACCGTCTAGTTTGCGCTTCACTTGGGAAAATCGTAATCTGAGCTGGGCAAAACTGGTGTTGGTGTGGTGTGGTGTTTATCTCATCAGTATTTCCCTAATGGGAACTAAACTTCCTTGGTACGTATTTCCCATCTACCCAGGCATAGCCTTAGCTTGTGGTGCCAAGCTTGCAGAAATCGAAAAGATGCCTTTAGTGTCATCTTACCCACGCTCTTTGGTAGTCTCTTTGGCATTCCTGTCTGTAGTGGCAACTGCTGGCAGCGTTTACTTTAGTTTGGGGAGTACACCAAAATCAGACTTACAACTGATTTTTGCAGCAGTAGCCATGACAATGGCTTTAGCCGCTGTTTTGGCAGAGCGAGGTGACGGGCAATTCCTCAAGGTTCTATTTTGGGGCACTTATGTTTCTCTGCTGCTATTGATGAAATCTCATTACTGGGTTTGGGAACTAGGGGAAGCTTATCCAGTGAAACCAGTTGCACAGATGATCCAGCGGGTAAACCCAACCGTAACGAAGATTTACACATCTTTTTCCTACCACCGTCCGTCGTTGGATTTTTATAGCGATCGCACCATTGTTCCCGCTTCTTTTACTCAACTGCAATCTTATTGGCAATCTGAGGGACAACCTTACTTTCTGCTTAATGAACCTGCACTCAAAAACCTCAAACTGGAGTCACTAAAGTTAATTGACCATGCCTTGGATTGGTCACTTATCACAAAAGATACTAAGTGA
- a CDS encoding chloride channel protein, whose protein sequence is MTLLPSTELRKVVEQPVFSTPSATDLLNRFQPSPETLVLLLAVLIGGGSGMGVVTFHYLIELIHHLMLENFMGAIGAWGAWTLACVPILGGLIVGLMRWRTQDFGPGLSTLIAASQGGEIKGQLRPVTKMLAASVSLGSGASLGPEGPSVEIGANFGMLLSVVLQVSQERQRLLLGAGAAAGLAAGFNAPIAGVFFALEVVLGATSFATSAVSVVLLAAVVAALIAQIGLGAQPAFALPVYQVRSPLELPLYVGLGLGASLVSLTYTQLIRLAKACFNGQVSYLRWLGRIPEPIHPIIGGTIVGIVALQFPQILGIGYGTVEAMLQDVKFSLQLLLVLLVVKLFMTAVSAGSGFVGGVFAPAMFLGASFGAAYAKILASVAPAFAEFMAAPPAYAMVGMAAVLAASVRAPLTAILLLFELTRDYRIVLPLMTAVGLSVWLVERIKPTSNSNSNLQQIGLSELKDEQAEILQQILVEDAMYSCPKKLPATMKVIEAALAMTGDRCRSALVINEAEKLVGIVSLEDVNRTLSLWEKYPNSPSEIWANIANQTLIDICTTDILYAWQDEPLAEALDRMALRGLHQLPVVARDNQERILGLLEREQIALTCNVAVTRRALRHYLPMALKTGVSMSQ, encoded by the coding sequence ATGACTCTTCTGCCTTCTACTGAACTAAGGAAGGTGGTGGAACAACCTGTTTTTTCCACTCCTTCTGCCACCGATCTGCTTAACCGTTTTCAACCATCCCCAGAAACCCTTGTGCTGCTTTTAGCCGTCCTTATAGGCGGTGGTAGTGGAATGGGTGTCGTTACCTTTCACTATTTAATCGAGCTGATTCACCACCTGATGCTGGAAAATTTCATGGGTGCGATTGGTGCTTGGGGCGCTTGGACTCTAGCGTGTGTTCCCATCCTCGGTGGATTAATTGTCGGGTTGATGCGCTGGCGTACCCAAGATTTTGGTCCTGGACTTTCAACTCTCATTGCCGCATCCCAAGGAGGAGAGATCAAAGGACAATTACGACCAGTCACCAAGATGCTAGCAGCATCAGTCTCGTTGGGGAGTGGTGCTTCTTTGGGACCAGAGGGACCAAGTGTAGAAATTGGCGCAAATTTTGGCATGCTGCTGTCTGTTGTTTTACAAGTCTCTCAAGAACGACAGCGGTTGCTTTTGGGTGCTGGTGCTGCGGCTGGTTTGGCTGCTGGATTTAATGCCCCCATCGCTGGAGTTTTCTTTGCCTTAGAGGTGGTGTTGGGGGCTACATCCTTTGCCACTTCTGCGGTGAGTGTGGTGCTGCTTGCAGCGGTAGTCGCGGCATTAATTGCTCAAATTGGTTTAGGCGCACAGCCTGCCTTTGCCTTACCAGTTTACCAAGTCCGCAGTCCTCTGGAATTACCGCTCTATGTCGGCTTGGGTTTGGGAGCAAGTTTAGTGTCTCTGACTTATACCCAATTGATTCGTTTAGCAAAAGCCTGCTTTAACGGTCAGGTTTCTTATCTCCGATGGCTAGGGCGCATCCCTGAACCAATTCATCCAATTATTGGCGGAACCATTGTTGGCATAGTTGCTTTACAATTCCCTCAAATTTTGGGCATCGGTTATGGAACTGTGGAAGCAATGCTTCAGGATGTGAAGTTTTCTCTGCAATTGTTGCTGGTGCTGCTGGTCGTGAAGCTATTCATGACGGCTGTCAGTGCGGGTAGTGGTTTTGTCGGTGGTGTATTTGCACCAGCCATGTTCTTAGGTGCTTCTTTTGGAGCTGCTTATGCCAAAATTTTGGCAAGTGTTGCACCTGCTTTCGCAGAGTTTATGGCAGCTCCCCCAGCTTACGCAATGGTGGGAATGGCAGCAGTTCTCGCTGCAAGTGTCAGAGCTCCGTTGACAGCAATTTTATTACTATTTGAATTAACTCGGGACTACCGCATTGTTTTACCGTTAATGACAGCAGTCGGTTTAAGTGTTTGGCTCGTGGAACGAATCAAGCCAACTTCTAACTCTAATTCAAACCTACAGCAAATTGGTCTTTCTGAGTTGAAAGACGAGCAAGCAGAAATTTTGCAGCAAATTTTGGTAGAAGATGCTATGTACTCTTGTCCCAAAAAGCTGCCAGCAACCATGAAGGTGATAGAAGCAGCTTTGGCAATGACAGGGGACCGCTGTCGCAGTGCTTTAGTTATTAATGAAGCAGAGAAATTAGTTGGAATCGTTTCTTTAGAAGATGTCAACCGCACCCTTTCTCTTTGGGAAAAATACCCAAATTCGCCAAGTGAAATCTGGGCTAACATAGCCAATCAAACACTTATAGACATCTGTACCACTGATATTCTTTATGCATGGCAAGATGAACCTCTAGCCGAAGCTTTAGACCGCATGGCTCTTAGAGGTTTGCATCAGTTACCAGTGGTAGCCCGAGACAATCAAGAGCGTATTTTGGGTCTACTAGAAAGGGAGCAAATTGCTTTAACCTGCAACGTAGCTGTGACGCGCAGGGCACTTCGCCACTATTTACCAATGGCTCTAAAAACAGGTGTAAGCATGAGTCAATAG
- a CDS encoding AbrB family transcriptional regulator produces MAKQKKIEPLVGEDLLKKVKELEHLSKEEKAKQCGYYTVTKNGIERVNMMKFLNALIDAEGIQLDSAPSANGRGGRSASYRISVQSNGNLLIGSAYTKQMNLKPGDEFVITLGKKHIRLRQVDSDEREDAELVEVAV; encoded by the coding sequence ATGGCTAAACAGAAAAAAATTGAACCCCTAGTCGGTGAAGATCTGCTCAAGAAAGTCAAAGAGCTAGAACACCTAAGCAAAGAAGAAAAAGCCAAACAGTGTGGCTACTATACCGTCACCAAAAATGGTATAGAGCGTGTCAACATGATGAAATTCTTAAATGCCCTCATTGATGCCGAAGGCATTCAATTAGATAGCGCTCCTAGTGCAAATGGGCGGGGCGGACGCAGTGCAAGCTATAGAATTAGCGTGCAGTCAAACGGTAACTTACTGATAGGTTCAGCCTATACGAAACAAATGAATCTCAAACCAGGAGATGAGTTTGTTATTACTTTAGGCAAAAAACACATTCGTCTGAGACAAGTAGACTCAGACGAGAGAGAAGATGCCGAGCTAGTAGAAGTTGCTGTGTAA
- a CDS encoding Rrf2 family transcriptional regulator, with product MKLTTRGHYSVKALLDLSLQAGYGPVSTKAIASRQHISAPYLEKLLIEMRRAGLVKSIRGSIGGYQLAREPAQISLGEILEAVGETIEPLARHQASPTQTEDWVTFSLWQRLHQKLKEALYSITLADLYYDARSWQASLGEEASFIV from the coding sequence ATGAAACTAACAACTAGAGGACATTACAGTGTGAAAGCGTTGCTCGATTTGAGCTTACAGGCTGGGTACGGTCCGGTATCTACTAAGGCAATAGCCTCTCGCCAACATATAAGCGCTCCCTACTTAGAAAAACTGCTCATAGAAATGCGTCGTGCTGGTTTAGTCAAATCTATTCGCGGTAGTATCGGCGGATATCAGCTGGCACGAGAGCCTGCACAAATTTCTTTAGGAGAAATTTTAGAGGCAGTTGGAGAAACTATTGAACCCTTGGCTCGTCACCAAGCTTCCCCAACACAAACAGAAGATTGGGTCACATTTAGCCTTTGGCAGAGGCTGCACCAAAAGCTCAAAGAAGCTTTGTACAGTATTACCTTGGCAGACCTTTATTACGATGCTCGTAGTTGGCAAGCTTCTCTTGGGGAAGAAGCAAGTTTTATTGTTTAG
- the cbiB gene encoding adenosylcobinamide-phosphate synthase CbiB, giving the protein MTIAVVLIIAATLDYLIGDPWGWPHPVRVMGWVISRFTKFALTYCHNSLTQRLAGIALGIILIIGSGFMGYLLIQIARWLHPLLGITLESILLASCFALRSLRVAAQTVLQPLTAGQLLDARSSLRNYVGRDTENLTEPEILRAVLETVTENATDGVMAPLFYAIIGAFIPVIGPIPLALAYKASSTLDSMVGYHENPYTYLGWFSARLEDCLTWIPCRLTVITLALLSGKPLQVWRICRRDAVADPSPNSGWSECAYAAILGVQVGGTNWYRGVAKQKPLLGDAIRPITPTCINQALQLTRYCFLLWLGVAIPLLLLALNKSLWR; this is encoded by the coding sequence ATGACTATTGCTGTTGTCTTGATCATCGCTGCCACTTTAGATTACTTAATTGGCGATCCATGGGGTTGGCCTCATCCAGTACGAGTTATGGGGTGGGTCATTTCTCGCTTTACCAAATTTGCTCTCACATATTGTCATAATTCCCTAACACAGCGCCTAGCTGGAATTGCGCTAGGTATTATCCTAATAATTGGTAGCGGCTTTATGGGCTACCTACTCATTCAAATTGCCAGGTGGCTGCACCCTCTTTTAGGAATAACACTGGAAAGTATTCTCTTAGCTAGCTGTTTTGCTCTGAGAAGTTTGAGAGTAGCAGCCCAAACAGTTTTACAACCATTAACAGCAGGACAGCTTTTAGATGCCCGTTCTAGTTTAAGAAACTACGTTGGGCGAGATACAGAAAATTTAACAGAACCAGAAATTTTACGAGCCGTTCTAGAAACAGTCACAGAAAATGCCACAGATGGAGTGATGGCTCCTCTTTTTTATGCAATTATTGGTGCGTTTATCCCAGTTATTGGTCCTATTCCCCTAGCCTTGGCATACAAAGCTAGCAGCACTCTTGATTCAATGGTGGGCTACCATGAAAACCCCTATACATATTTAGGATGGTTTAGTGCGCGGTTGGAAGATTGTTTGACTTGGATTCCTTGTCGGTTAACGGTAATCACTTTGGCACTCCTGTCGGGTAAACCCTTGCAAGTTTGGCGAATTTGCCGTCGGGATGCTGTTGCTGACCCCAGTCCTAACTCTGGCTGGAGTGAGTGTGCCTATGCTGCTATTTTGGGCGTGCAGGTGGGAGGTACAAATTGGTATCGTGGGGTGGCAAAACAGAAACCATTGTTGGGAGACGCCATACGACCCATCACCCCAACTTGCATTAATCAAGCTTTGCAACTCACTCGATATTGCTTTTTGCTGTGGTTGGGGGTTGCTATACCTCTGTTACTACTTGCCTTAAACAAGTCATTATGGAGATAG
- the pyrR gene encoding bifunctional pyr operon transcriptional regulator/uracil phosphoribosyltransferase PyrR: protein MTVSVEAKVVEILSSEELRRTVNRLASQIVEKTRDLSQLVLIGIYTRGVPLAQLLARQIEALEGIPIAMGALDITFYRDDLDQIGLRTPAKTDIPFDLTGKIVVLVDDVIYKGRTVRAALNAVNEYGRPEVIRLAVLVDRGHRELPIHPDFVGKQLPTAKEEIVKVHLHNWDGRDGVELIGD from the coding sequence ATGACTGTCTCTGTCGAAGCCAAAGTGGTTGAGATTCTCTCATCTGAAGAACTCCGTCGTACTGTGAATCGTCTTGCCTCTCAAATCGTAGAAAAAACGCGTGACTTGTCTCAACTGGTACTAATAGGTATCTATACGAGAGGTGTGCCACTAGCCCAGTTATTGGCGCGTCAGATAGAAGCGCTTGAAGGCATACCTATAGCAATGGGAGCCTTAGATATCACATTCTATCGTGATGATCTTGACCAAATTGGGTTGCGGACTCCTGCAAAAACCGATATCCCTTTTGACCTAACAGGGAAAATTGTTGTCCTCGTGGATGATGTTATTTATAAAGGACGGACAGTTCGTGCCGCTTTAAATGCGGTGAACGAGTATGGTAGACCAGAGGTCATTCGTTTAGCCGTGCTGGTAGATAGAGGTCATCGTGAGTTACCAATTCATCCAGATTTTGTAGGCAAGCAGTTGCCCACCGCCAAAGAAGAGATTGTCAAAGTTCACTTACATAATTGGGATGGACGTGATGGTGTAGAGTTGATTGGGGATTAG